One genomic window of Oncorhynchus kisutch isolate 150728-3 linkage group LG26, Okis_V2, whole genome shotgun sequence includes the following:
- the LOC109870744 gene encoding telomere-associated protein RIF1 isoform X1, with protein MMATVPLTSSSLLPLLESLEDITAGQPEQTDAYLTIVNRLSGDDGTQFLPAVVKNFSRLGRTFQTHIASQNAELSQAALQALGFCVFHAHVVSAIPANFAEELLSALSSLVVKSTDKNTCTRALWVISKQNFPPEVVAKMVPEILRTLECVRTREDIQSVVMEHESLNVIIRLLDQTPAQMSECAVQWAKLVIPLVVHLASKVRLRAAAALEMGLPLLMEKQKEVAAIIEPIMSSKLIPELQKLFSTKNETNVLKLWPLFVRLLGKLLHRGGPFINSLLGLEELGFRSSSPNIKKIAFIAWKSLIDNFSLNPEILCSAKRLKLLLQPLRSIQVRTEALLLTKLEVWWYLVVKLGPNLPAHFEQVGVPLLQCTLGTDSAFPTTPARSSIQNSAVGTSTHKTGAPAFSSPTVMPRLSLNCSVVAGQAYPSIQLLGLEMLLHYFMGSEVTAAAAKNQLTLSLEPLVHPFLSSPPSFTKHGSLLISAVRDSFICIGKDAPDALLALIWRNLVSFVITTIDAAGHKKERQGSELLPLLLQALQSIISSEALPAHRALSLLEMTVKGIPQRILGSASYQVGKMDLLNGTPALFLILLFYNSSLVGGFVEDERFFLCLETLVSCGLSGLTSPLAFGEAVLGAVGRSAGTLGNKEQLWRMWSVVVNPLTVTITQTNEVNQGDALEHNFSAVHTALMFPITHLLPGNALPHVTQKSMLSTWSRLYKVFACCSALVATAEENVCCEELCGKMAAVLDRTALRVPSTLDAVANILLVIVESSDFSPYTSQFQQKMKSPHTPLAWVRKKSKALGNLSTFQTLLVQALEAFNAVETPETVPEGTGLALVSILSTLFSNLALATAIQEALASLTQPLTALYEQPGKTPNEQPKSTSSLGAKLEKLLVDVLGCLQTCSALAYDDELLSLLSPLLCVLFLHRRKHIRSLVTQFWNATFANALVLVYPEQLKPVLSQVKQNTPILLPGFQSVEVPDELSGQYSSESSQLETKVSGVQVTPGVKRDSLLVRVVEMDRSSKTCKPVSMKLDFGSPKPPRREELEEQASIDFVFIPPETKERVLTEHQKEVKRTKRVDIPAMYNNLDASLDTTVFTQYTQSQEESLDKFPAVEQAEDAEVKAEVPEENMEMGGDVADDTQEYISPTNETTESAKGEEKPGDELLPESADISMEDVNEDVLLKEDSAVETREDTSPDVSGGSDIVSGTPQKTNSRRQSFITLEKYAEGKPASPASVVTFTGPLTRTANSQAQAASSPEPPAGAGQAQAASPPEPPAGAGQAQAASPPEPPAGAGQAQAASSPEPPAGAGQAQAASSPEPPAGAGQAQAASSPEPPAGAGQAQAASSPEPPAGAGQAQAASSPEPPAGAGQAQAASSPEPPAGTDTDSQETEQARCRSSKNQSSKNEGEKPEPSEDQKQSEVEKPAEKRTSETDEDDVIPDTQTPVEILTEVLVPAFEEVVMGNNSQKEEESQGLLEGSPSSQADLSQGEPRRSGRRRSRPLRPGEDAEEWEEKDKRRKSQPKEAECQMDSPKTVPSPVSQADGQSQGRASRRSKLAVDVEDRGKDKLRKISHKEESELSRSNSPAAYINSQSQSCTVSNRRSSKSEDLVKDQQKRGVAEEELSQSDSQTDTPSASDNDSQSQSRCSKRSKLAVEVEDDCRQKLRSIRAQKVEEKMSQIDSHVAKPSQQESQLQGSASWKSKPLSDLEEVDFVDEVDKQDPTEHESDSQIATPSPADQTGDGQSQGRSSRRSKLVTESEEQGKGKLKRRGGTELLSQIDSQTTPSTTPSATPTDSQSQGRASRRSKVPIEVAESEVKRSLHLATDSAATPEKSQTHYQVAPSATSPTDRQLRPRGRTSQRNKMLKEQVKANNSPNPTPNMETENSQVADTESSQGSGRTKRRSASQALLGSNVENSESDASEPREDVQKGRKPTSAGAVPSPLATVGSAEPGADQDIPMDSSETSLKSDSQNPSSEALEVVKIPQDVEEALKIVNSLKPEVLVPSLPVITKKDLGQRETDMGGVVEAVDPFVPEKAESENTKLSSQQTDSSVEPDLEHMKSQDVFMSRRKKERGHKWSKSKANFNTVSSQESDHDDLECDHDDLECDRPTQIQRMLLNDFEQANSLTPSTEGNASSEDGLNKLCTPPIVNGLPTDTSPTEATEEKLSLQVSESSEKVLDGLKPVAVSSEEVTEEQMGEHEENRHPESATNVLEEDQREDVGRSIEQAQSGCFKALDEEQREEQYTSIKEGQPEADGTSTGTRETHTEPQTDNIQDITPLQERAKTDNVSGLECEETQMANNDLDLSPLNSFTLVPSDLHEAPVPLHHPSTSKDMLCQDSPPKQKDAVMGLEVGHSPSSGKTRGLWSPLASPSTSILKKGQKRPIEEESPSPFTKSRRVSFADPIQHQELADDIDRRSPVIRSSSPRNKTTSSSIPQAKYITTPTKGLLVLSPRNLRSPGYKSSKKCLISELGQEPRPIPKDCVYPALVRCSTPVEAVLPQITSNMWPRGFGQLVRARNIKTVGDLSALTPSEIKNLPIRSPKISNVKKALKIYHEQQQKGRSDELKSFEEMEKLTSELEEPTVPQNQGEDKTPGDALVTELLDEPVSKEHEEHPEERPDQSRPDHQKTAEGGLLLEVESLAAHLTGEGLSHCSSDQLVLIHDQLGGMMRTVVLQLQSRLLAQNKDSGP; from the exons ATGATGGCGACGGTGCCCCTGACCAGCTCcagtctcctccctctgctggaATCTCTGGAGGATATCACAGCCGGACAGCCGGAGCAGACAGACGCCTACCTCACCATTGTCAA TCGTCTCAGTGGGGATGATGGAACACAGTTTCTCCCTGCTGTTGTAAAGAACTTTTCACGTTTGGGTAGAACTTTCCAG ACCCATATCGCCAGTCAGAATGCAGAGCTGAGCCAGGCTGCACTACAGGCCCTGGGGTTCTGTGTGTTCCACGCCCATGTCGTCTCAGCTATCCCAG CTAATTTTGCAGAGGAGCTACTGTCAGCTCTTTCCTCTCTGGTGGTGAAGTCTACAGACAAGAACACATGCACCAGAGCGTTATGGGTCATCTCCAAACAGAACTTCCCTCCAGAGGTGGTGGCCAAGATGGTGCCAGAGATTCTGAGAACCCTGGAGTGTGTACGGACTAGAGAAGACATccagtctgttgtcatggagcATGAGTCGTTGAATGTTATCATAAG gcTGCTGGACCAGACCCCAGCCCAGATGAGTGAGTGTGCAGTGCAGTGGGCCAAGCTGGTCATCCCTCTGGTGGTCCACTTAGCCTCTAAAGTGCGCCTGCGGGCGGCAGCAGCCCTGGAGATGGGTCTGCCTCTACTAatggagaaacagaaagaggtgGCAGCCATCATAGAACCCATCATGTCCTCT AAACTCATCCCAGAGCTCCAGAAACTGTTCTCTACGAAGAACGAGACCAATGTTCTGAAACTCTGGCCGTTGTTTGTCAGGCTCCTAGGGAAG CTGCTCCATAGAGGTGGTCCCTTCATCAACTCCCTGCTTGGCCTGGAGGAACTGGGCTTCCGTAGCTCCTCCCCCAACATCAAGAAGATCGCCTTCATCGCCTGGAAGAGCCTCATagacaacttctccctcaatccAG AGATCCTGTGCAGTGCCAAGCGGCTGAAGTTACTGCTGCAGCCCCTCCGCTCCATCCAGGTGAGGACTGAGGCCCTGCTGCTCACCAAGCTGGAGGTCTGGTGGTACCTGGTGGTCAAACTGGGACCCAACCTGCCTGCACACTTTGAACAG GTTGGTGTTCCTCTCCTCCAGTGCACCCTGGGAACTGACTCAGCCTTCCCAACTACTCCAGCCCGGAGCTCCATTCAGAACAGTGCTGTGGGGACCAGTACACATAAAACTG GTGCCCCAGCCTTCTCCAGCCCTACGGTGATGCCCCGTCTGAGCCTGAACTGCAGTGTGGTGGCGGGCCAGGCCTATCCCTCTATACAGCTGCTGGGATTAGAGATGCTGCTGCACTACTTCATGGGGTCAGAGGTCACCGCCGCCGCTGCCAAGAACCAACTGACGCTCAGCCTGG AACCTCTGGTTCACCCCTTCTTGTCCAGCCCCCCTTCCTTCACCAAGCACGGCTCTTTGCTTATCTCCGCAGTCCGCGACAGCTTCATCTGCATCGGCAAAGACGCCCCAG ATGCCTTGCTTGCCCTTATATGGAGGAACCTTGTCAGTTTCGTAATCACAACGATTGATGCTG CTGGCCATAAGAAAGAGCGCCAGGGCTCTGAGCTCCTCCCCCTGTTGCTACAGGCTCTACAGAGCATCATCTCCTCAGAGGCCCTCCCTGCACACAGGGCTCTG AGTCTGCTGGAAATGACAGTGAAGGGTATCCCTCAAAGGATACTGGGATCTGCCTCTTACCAAGTGGGCAAAATGGATCTTTTGAAC GGAACCCCGGCTCTGTTCCTGATTCTCCTGTTCTACAACAGCAGTCTGGTGGGAGGGTTCGTAGAAGATGAGAG GTTTTTCCTGTGTTTAGAGACCCTAGTGAGCTGTGGTCTCTCCGGCCTCACGTCCCCTCTGGCATTTGGGGAGGCGGTCCTGGGGGCGGTGGGGCGCAGCGCGGGGACTCTGGGGAATAAGGAACAGCTGTGGAGGATGTGGAGTGTGGTGGTCAACCCACTGACTGTTACCATCACACAG ACCAATGAGGTGAACCAAGGGGATGCTCTGGAGCACAACTTCAGTGCTGTTCACACTGCCCTGATGTTCCCCATCACACACCTGCTACCTGGCAACGCCCTGCCACAT GTGACCCAGAAGTCCATGCTGAGTACGTGGTCCAGGCTGTATAAGGTGTTTGCGTGCTGCTCTGCCCTGGTGGCCACGGCCGAGGAGAATGTCTGCTGTGAGGAGCtgtgtggcaaaatggctgcCGTATTGGACAGGACGGCCCTGAGG GTTCCGTCAACATTGGATGCGGTTGCTAACATTCTCCTGGTCATTGTTGAGAGTTCTGACTTCTCTCCCTATACTTCACAGTTTCAACAGAAGATGAAAT CTCCCCACACCCCTCTGGCCTGGGTGCGTAAGAAAAGCAAAGCCCTTGGGAACCTGTCTACCTTCCAGACCCTGCTGGTCCAGGCCCTGGAGGCCTTTAATGCTGTTGAGACTCCTGAGACTGTCCCTGAGGGTACAGGCCTGGCCCTGGTCTCAATCCTCTCTACCCTGTTCTCTAATCTGGCCCTGGCTACAGCCATCCAGGAGGCCCTGGCCTCTCTCACACAGCCCCTCACAGCCCTCTATGAGCAGCCTGGGAAGACTCCAAATGAGCAGCCGAAATCCACCTCAAGTCTTGGAGCAAAG CTGGAGAAGCTCCTGGTTGATGTGTTGGGCTGCCTGCAGACATGTTCCGCCCTGGCCTATGATGATGAGCTGCTGTCCCTGCTGTCCCCCCTGCTCTGTGTCCTGTTCCTCCACCGGCGAAAGCACATCCGCTCCCTCGTCACACAGTTCTGGAACGCAACCTTCGCTAACGCTTTGGTCCTCGTCTACCCAGAACAACTCAA GCCAGTGTTGAGCCAGGTGAAGCAGAACACTCCTATCCTCCTCCCTGGCTTTCAGTCTGTTGAAGTTCCAGATGAACTCAGTGGACAGTACTCG agtgagAGCTCTCAGCTGGAGACCAAGGTGAGTGGAGTGCAGGTGACTCCTGGGGTGAAGAGAGACTCTCTACTGGTGAGGGTTGTAGAGATGGACAGGAGCTCCAAGACATGCAAGCCTGTCTCG aTGAAGCTCGACTTTGGCTCTCCAAAGCCGCCTCGTAGAGAGGAACTGGAGGAGCAGGCCTCTATAGACTTTGTGTTCATCCCCCCCGAGACCAAGGAGAGAGTCCTCACCGAGCACCAGAAAGAGGTCAAGAGAACCAAAAG GGTTGACATTCCTGCCATGTACAACAACCTGGATGCTTCCCTTGATACCACGGTCTtcacccagtacacacagagtcAGGAGGAATCACT GGACAAATTTCCAGCAGTTGAGCAAGCCGAAGATGCTGAGGTTAAAGCGGAG GTTCCAGAAGAAAACATGGAAATGGGCGGGGACGTTGCTGACGATACCCAGGAATATATCAGTCCAACCAATGAGACAACAGAATCTGCAAAGGGAGAGGAGAAGCCTGGTGATGAGTTACTTCCTGAGTCTGCAGACATTTCCATGGAGGATGTCAATGAGGATGTTTTATTGAAGGAAGACTCTGCCGTGGAGACCAGAGAGGACACCAGCCCTGACGTCTCTGGCGGCTCTGACATTGTCTCAGGGACGCCTCAGAAAACCAACAGTCGTCGCCAGTCTTTCATCACTCTGGAGAAGTATGCTGAGGGGAAGCCTGCTAGTCCTGCCAGCGTGGTGACGTTTACAGGCCCCCTCACCAGGACCGCTAACAGCCAGGCGCAAGCGGCTTCCTCTCCGGAACCACCGGCAGGGGCCGGCCAGGCGCAGGCGGCTTCCCCTCCGGAACCCCCGGCAGGGGCCGGCCAGGCGCAGGCGGCTTCCCCTCCGGAACCCCCGGCAGGGGCCGGCCAGGCGCAGGCGGCTTCCTCTCCGGAACCCCCGGCAGGGGCCGGCCAGGCGCAGGCGGCTTCCTCTCCGGAACCCCCGGCAGGGGCCGGCCAGGCGCAGGCGGCTTCCTCTCCGGAACCCCCGGCAGGGGCCGGCCAGGCGCAGGCGGCTTCCTCTCCGGAACCCCCGGCAGGGGCCGGCCAGGCGCAGGCGGCTTCCTCTCCGGAACCCCCGGCAGGGGCCGGCCAGGCGCAGGCGGCTTCCTCTCCGGAACCCCCGGCAGGGACTGACACGGACTCGCAGGAGACTGAACAAGCAAGATGTAGAAGCTCCAAGAATCAGTCTTCCAAAAATGAGGGAGAGAAACCTGAACCTTCAGAAGACCAAAAGCAATCTGAGGTTGAGAAACCAGCTGAGAAAAGAACAAGTGAAACTGACGAGGACGACGTCATCCCAGACACCCAGACTCCGGTGGAAATACTGACGGAAGTTCTAGTTCCTGCATTTGAAGAAGTAGTAATGGGAAACAACAGTCAGAAAGAAGAGGAATCTCAAGgtcttttggaaggttctcccagtTCCCAGGCCGATCTGAGCCAAGGTGAACCAAGGCGGTCCGGAAGGCGGAGGAGCAGGCCACTGAGACCAGGAGAAGATGCAGAGGAATGGGAAGAGAAAGACAAACGGAGGAAGTCTCAACCCAAAGAGGCAGAGTGTCAAATGGATTCACCAAAGACGGTGCCCTCTCCTGTCAGTCAAGCAGACGGTCAGTCACAGGGTAGAGCCAGTAGGAGAAGTAAGCTGGCTGTTGACGTGGAGGACCGTGGAAAAGACAAGCTGAGAAAAATAAGTCACAAGGAGGAGAGCGAGTTGAGCCGATCAAATTCACCTGCTGCTTATATCAACAGCCAATCACAGAGTTGCACGGTATCAAATAGAAGGAGCAGCAAATCAGAGGATCTGGTCAAAGACCAACAAAAGAGAGGTGTTGCAGAGGAGGAGCTCAGTCAAAGTGACTCTCAAACGGACACCCCCTCTGCCTCTGATAATGATAGCCAATCACAGAGTAGATGTAGTAAGAGGAGTAAGTTGGCTGTGGAAGTGGAGGATGATTGCAGGCAGAAACTAAGGAGTATTAGGGCTCAGAAGGTGGAGGAAAAGATGAGCCAAATTGATTCACATGTAGCCAAACCATCTCAACAAGAGAGCCAGTTACAGGGTAGTGCAAGCTGGAAGAGCAAACCACTCAGTGATTTGGAGGAGGTTGACTTTGTCGATGAGGTTGACAAGCAGGATCCTACTGAGCACGAAAGTGATTCTCAGATTGCCACACCCTCTCCTGCTGATCAAACAGGAGATGGCCAATCGCAGGGTAGATCTAGCAGGAGGAGTAAATTGGTCACCGAGTCAGAAGAACAGGGTAAAGGCaagctgaagaggagaggcggtACAGAGCTACTCAGCCAAATTGACTCACAGACTACACCTTCAACCACACCTTCAGCCACTCCAACAGACAGCCAGTCGCAGGGTAGAGCAAGCAGGAGAAGCAAGGTTCCCATTGAAGTGGCTGAGTCTGAGGTCAAAAGAAGCCTGCATTTGGCCACTGATTCAGCAGCAACACCAGAGAAGAGCCAGACTCATTATCAGGTCGCTCCTTCTGCCACCAGTCCAACAGACCGCCAGCTGAGGCCCAGGGGCAGAACCAGTCAAAGAAACAAGATGTTAAAGGAGCAGGTAAAAGCCAACAACAGCCCGAACCCAACTCCTAACATGGAGACTGAGAACTCACAGGTGGCAGATACAGAATCCTCACAAGGAAGTGGAAGGACTAAAAGGCGTAGTGCCTCCCAGGCCTTACTAGGCTCCAACGTGGAGAACTCTGAGTCGGATGCTTCAGAGCCCCGGGAGGATGTCCAGAAAGGCCGGAAGCCCACGTCAGCTGGAGCGGTTCCAAGCCCTCTGGCTACAGTTGGATCAGCAGAGCCAGGGGCTGACCAAGATATCCCAATGGATAGTTCTGAAACTTCTCTAAAGTCAGACTCGCAAAACCCATCAAGTGAGGCCTTAGAAGTCGTCAAGATTCCACAGGATGTGGAGGAAGCCCTTAAAATTGTCAACTCCCTTAAACCTGAAGTGCTAGTTCCAAGTCTTCCTGTGATAACTAAGAAAGATCTGGGGCAGAGGGAGACGGACATGGGGGGTGTGGTTGAGGCAGTTGACCCCTTTGTGCCAGAGAAGGCTGAGAGTGAAAATACTAAGCTTTCTTCTCAACAGACGGACTCTTCAGTAGAACCTGATCTAGAACATATGAAAAGCCAGGATGTGTTTATGTCTCGACGGAAGAAGGAACGTGGACATAAATGGTCAAAAAGCAAAGCGAATTTCAACACAGTCTCCTCTCAGGAGAGTGACCATGATGACCTAGAGTGTGACCATGATGACCTAGAGTGTGACAGGCCAACACAGATCCAAAGAATGCTGCTCAATGACTTTGAGCAGGCCaactctctcactccttccactGAAGGAAATGCCAGCTCTGAAGATGGACTAAACAAACTATGTACCCCTCCCATTGTCAATGGCCTCCCCACAGATACTTCACCTACTGAGGCAACAGAGGAGAAACTGAGTCTTCAGGTCTCTGAGTCCTCAGAGAAGGTTTTAGATGGGCTGAAGCCTGTGGCTGTCTCCAGTGAGGAGGTGACCGAGGAGCAGATGGGAGAACACGAGGAGAATAGACATCCAGAGTCTGCTACCAATGTTCTAGAGGAGGACCAACGTGAAGATGTTGGCAGGTCTATTGAGCAAGCCCAGTCAGGGTGTTTCAAAGCCTTAGATGAGGAGCAACGGGAGGAGCAGTACACATCTATCAAAGAAGGACAGCCAGAGGCTGATGGCACCTCTACTGGAACCAGAGAAACCCACACTGAGCCTCAGACGGACAACATTCAAGATATCACTCCTCTCCAAGAGAGGGCAAAAACTGACAATGTATCTGGCCTCGAGTGTGAAGAAACCCAGATGGCCAATAATGACCTAGATCTATCTCCTTTAAACTCTTTTACCCTTGTGCCCTCTGACCTTCACGAAGCCCCAGTGCCTCTACATCACCCAAGTACCTCTAAAGACATGTTGTGCCAAGACTCCCCACCCAAGCAGAAGGATGCTGTGATGGGGCTGGAGGTGGGCCATAGCCCCAGCAGTGGCAAGACCAGGGGGTTGTGGTCCCCCTTAGCTTccccctccacctctatcctgaaGAAGGGACAGAAAAGACCAATAGAAGAGGAGAGTCCTTCGCCTTTCACCAAG TCTCGACGAGTATCATTTGCTGACCCAATTCAACACCAGGAGCTGGCAGATGACATTGACCGTCGCAGCCCTGTCATCCGATCCAGCTCCCCAAGAAACAAAACTACCAGCAGCAGCATCCCTCAGGCGAAG TATATCACAACACCAACAAAGGGCTTACTGGTCCTCAGTCCACGCAATCTCCGCAGCCCGGGGTACAAGAGCTCCAAGAAATGCCTG ATCTCTGAGCTGGGCCAGGAGCCGAGGCCCATCCCAAAGGACTGTGTGTACCCGGCCCTGGTCCGCTGTTCTACCCCTGTGGAAGCAGTGCTTCCTCAGATCACCTCCAACATGTG GCCTCGTGGCTTTGGCCAGCTTGTGCGAGCCCGGAATATCAAAACTGTCGGAGACCTCAGTGCTCTCACACCAAGTGAAATCAAGAACCTTCCCATTCGTTCCCCAAAGATTTCTAATGTGAAGAAAGCACTTAAAATATATCACGAACAGCAG CAGAAGGGCCGTAGTGATGAGCTGAAGAGTTTTGAGGAGATGGAGAAGCTGACATCTGAGCTGGAGGAGCCAACTGTTCCTCAGAACCAGGGAGAGGACAAGACTCCAGGAGATGCCCTAG TCACAGAGTTGTTGGATGAGCCAGTGTCCAAGGAGCACGAGGAACATCCAGAGGAGAGACCGGACCAAAGCAGGCCTGACCACCAGAAGACTGCTGAGGGTGGTCTGCTGTTGGAGGTGGAGTCTCTGGCGGCTCATCTGACTGGGGAGGGATTGAGCCACTGCTCCTCTGACCAGCTGGTTCTGATCCATGATCAGCTGGGAGGCATGATGAGGACGGTGGTGCTGCAGCTGCAGAGCAGATTACTGGCTCAGAACAAGGACAGCGGACCCTGA